The following are from one region of the Natronosporangium hydrolyticum genome:
- a CDS encoding alpha-N-arabinofuranosidase produces MADSGKTRQARVTLSNHLPVGEVDPRLYGSFLEHLGRAVYTGVFEPGHPAADADGLRTDVLALVRELGTTMVRYPGGNFVSGYRWEDGVGPREDRPRRLDLAWRSVEPNTFGLGEFMRFTQVAGLEPMMAVNLGTRGIEAACDLLEYSNHPGGTALSDLRRAHGDPDPYGIRLWCLGNEMDGPWQIGDKTAQEYGRLAGQTARAMRMIDPDLQLVACGSSGRSMPTFGEWEATVLEHTYDAVDFISCHSYYQEFDGDVDSFLASAADMESFIEGTVATCDYVKAKRKSSKSIQISFDEWNVWYMHDSPHPTPEPWTEAPRLLEDVYSVTDAVVFGSLLIAMLRHCDRVTAACLAQLVNVIAPIMTEPGGPAWRQTTFYPFAQAARYGRGQVLRLAIDSPTYDTAKHGTVPVLHATAVTGEDGVTTLFAVNRDTDRPLKLVVDLRELAPPDGPAHHSALADPDRHARNTSAEPDRVTPRQLSGAVIEGGTLRATLPPLSWNTIRLSA; encoded by the coding sequence ATGGCGGATTCCGGAAAGACCCGGCAGGCGCGGGTCACCCTCAGCAACCACCTGCCCGTGGGCGAGGTTGATCCGCGGTTGTACGGCTCGTTCCTGGAGCACCTGGGGCGGGCGGTCTACACCGGAGTGTTTGAACCCGGCCACCCCGCCGCCGACGCGGACGGGCTGCGCACCGATGTGTTGGCGCTGGTGCGAGAGCTCGGCACGACGATGGTGCGCTACCCGGGCGGCAACTTCGTCTCCGGCTACCGGTGGGAGGACGGGGTCGGGCCGCGCGAGGACCGTCCCCGCCGGCTGGACCTGGCGTGGCGGTCGGTGGAGCCGAACACCTTCGGCCTCGGCGAGTTCATGCGGTTCACCCAGGTGGCCGGGCTGGAGCCGATGATGGCGGTCAACCTCGGTACGCGCGGCATCGAGGCCGCCTGCGACCTACTGGAGTACAGCAACCATCCGGGCGGCACCGCGCTGTCCGACCTCCGCCGCGCCCACGGCGACCCCGACCCGTACGGGATCCGGCTATGGTGTCTGGGCAACGAGATGGACGGCCCCTGGCAGATCGGTGACAAGACCGCCCAGGAGTACGGCCGGCTCGCCGGCCAGACCGCCCGAGCGATGCGGATGATCGACCCCGACCTGCAGCTGGTCGCCTGTGGCAGCTCGGGGCGGAGCATGCCCACCTTCGGCGAGTGGGAGGCGACCGTCCTGGAGCACACCTACGACGCGGTCGACTTCATCTCCTGCCACTCCTACTACCAGGAGTTCGACGGCGACGTCGACAGCTTCCTCGCCTCCGCGGCGGACATGGAGTCGTTCATCGAAGGTACGGTCGCCACCTGCGACTACGTCAAGGCGAAGCGCAAGTCGTCAAAGAGCATCCAGATCTCCTTTGATGAATGGAACGTCTGGTATATGCATGACTCGCCGCACCCAACACCGGAGCCGTGGACGGAGGCGCCGCGGCTGCTGGAGGATGTCTACTCGGTCACCGACGCGGTGGTCTTCGGCAGCCTGCTGATTGCGATGCTGCGCCACTGCGACCGGGTCACCGCCGCCTGCCTGGCGCAGCTGGTGAACGTGATCGCGCCGATCATGACCGAGCCGGGCGGGCCGGCGTGGCGGCAGACCACCTTCTACCCGTTCGCGCAGGCGGCCCGGTATGGACGCGGCCAGGTGCTGCGGCTGGCGATCGACAGCCCGACGTATGACACCGCCAAGCACGGTACGGTGCCGGTGCTGCACGCCACCGCGGTCACCGGCGAGGACGGGGTGACCACGCTGTTCGCGGTCAACCGGGACACCGACCGGCCGCTGAAGCTGGTGGTGGACCTGCGGGAGCTGGCGCCCCCTGACGGCCCGGCGCACCACTCGGCGCTGGCCGACCCGGACCGGCACGCCCGCAACACCAGCGCAGAGCCGGACCGGGTGACCCCCCGGCAGCTCTCCGGCGCAGTGATCGAGGGCGGCACACTCCGCGCCACCCTCCCCCCGCTCTCCTGGAACACCATCCGCCTGAGCGCCTGA
- a CDS encoding rhamnulokinase — MSRPAPASAALAAVDLGADSGRVILAAVSPERIELTEVHRFGNQPVSAGGRLHWDILRLYHETTVGLRAAAAAVPALHSVGVDSWAVDYGLLDRDGALLGNPVHYRDTRTDGVMDRVVEQLGAPWLYQTTGLQLLPFNTLFQLAGAADDAQLAAAHRLLLLPDLLCYWLTGEPGWEVTNASTTQLLNVETGEWSDELLARAGIRRELFGPLRAPGANAGRLREQVGAGPVPVTVVGSHDTASAVVAVPAETEHAAFISCGTWSLVGVELPRPVLTEASRLANFTNEAGVDGTVRYLRNVMGLWLLQESLRSWAAAGTPVELAEVLPAAAAVPGLVSVVDAADPGYLPPGDMPARLARACAETGQRVPQRPAELVRCILDSLALAHWRTVRQAQRLSGRSVEVVHMVGGGSRNELLCQLTADACGLPVVAGPVEATALGNALVQARAVGVIDGDLAALRALVRRSEPLRRYEPTGDQARWRAAAERIGLEV, encoded by the coding sequence ATGAGCCGGCCGGCACCAGCCTCGGCCGCGCTGGCCGCGGTCGACCTCGGCGCCGACAGCGGTCGGGTGATCCTGGCGGCGGTGAGCCCGGAGCGGATCGAGCTGACCGAGGTGCACCGGTTCGGCAACCAGCCGGTCTCGGCCGGCGGCCGGCTGCACTGGGACATCCTGCGGCTCTACCACGAGACCACGGTGGGCCTGCGGGCCGCCGCGGCGGCGGTGCCGGCGCTGCACAGTGTCGGCGTCGACTCCTGGGCAGTCGATTATGGACTGCTGGACCGCGACGGCGCGCTGCTCGGCAATCCGGTGCACTACCGGGATACCCGTACCGACGGGGTCATGGACCGGGTGGTCGAGCAGCTGGGCGCGCCGTGGCTGTACCAAACCACCGGGCTGCAGCTGCTCCCGTTCAACACGCTGTTCCAGCTGGCCGGCGCGGCCGACGACGCCCAGCTGGCGGCGGCGCACCGGCTACTGCTCCTGCCGGACCTGCTCTGCTACTGGCTCACCGGCGAACCCGGTTGGGAAGTCACCAACGCCTCCACCACCCAACTGCTCAATGTGGAGACCGGCGAGTGGTCCGACGAGCTGCTGGCCCGGGCCGGGATCCGGCGTGAGCTGTTCGGGCCGCTACGCGCCCCCGGCGCGAACGCCGGCCGGCTCCGCGAGCAGGTCGGCGCCGGCCCGGTCCCGGTGACCGTGGTCGGCTCCCACGACACCGCGTCGGCGGTGGTGGCGGTGCCGGCCGAGACCGAACACGCGGCGTTCATCTCCTGCGGCACCTGGTCGCTGGTCGGGGTGGAGCTGCCCAGGCCGGTGCTCACCGAGGCGAGCCGGCTGGCGAACTTCACCAACGAGGCCGGGGTCGACGGCACCGTCCGCTACCTGCGCAATGTGATGGGGCTGTGGCTGTTGCAGGAGTCGCTACGCAGCTGGGCGGCGGCGGGCACCCCGGTGGAGCTGGCCGAGGTGCTGCCGGCCGCGGCGGCCGTCCCCGGCCTGGTCTCGGTGGTGGACGCCGCCGACCCGGGCTACCTGCCGCCCGGGGACATGCCGGCCCGGCTCGCCCGAGCCTGCGCCGAGACCGGGCAGCGGGTGCCCCAGCGACCGGCGGAGCTGGTGCGATGCATTCTGGACAGCTTGGCGCTCGCCCACTGGCGGACGGTGCGGCAGGCGCAGCGGCTCTCCGGCCGATCGGTCGAGGTGGTACACATGGTCGGTGGTGGTTCCCGGAACGAGCTGCTGTGCCAGCTCACCGCTGACGCCTGCGGGCTGCCGGTGGTAGCCGGGCCGGTGGAGGCGACCGCCCTCGGCAACGCGCTGGTCCAGGCCCGCGCGGTCGGGGTGATCGACGGGGACCTGGCCGCGCTGCGGGCGCTGGTCCGGCGCAGTGAGCCGCTGCGCCGCTACGAACCAACGGGAGACCAAGCCCGGTGGCGTGCCGCCGCCGAGCGGATCGGTTTGGAGGTCTAG
- a CDS encoding DUF6541 family protein: MSWPRPARLVAWTLLLAAAVGQVRVWSSDRGFWLDELSVAINLRERAWSELPGGLEYYQVAPVGWLAVTKALREWVGEAEVVLRLPSLVAGVALLVLTMVIARRAVGEWASAVAVGLVGFSPTLLYYSGELKQYAVETAVALGLLLLGDELLRRDPQRRQGAEQENGWRWPVLAAGAGLVAVAVTLSYSALIVLAGVTAGLAAIFAARRQWPAMAVLFLAAAPAAALGVGLAWYRRLYPLAPNQDTWFAHGMPVPGAGVGDVVAWLPQTWTGFVASPLGWRSGWWTLGLVAIGLVALLRRGRGHWAAMAAGVLAMAMVAAVLRGYPLADRVALYLVTPVILLVVAGVDGVARGVRWVARQIQLVPATAAGTAAAVVAAVAVVMPGPPVGDGVQQMLAPPDRDRGREVLADLAGRVRPGDVVIANWFAEQLGRWYGLEVAGLVRMAPAEDPQLCRPDSVDALLAGASRAWYLHGAPPGSEPADHTVRVAAQLAQRGRIVDAWTLGEDGLSNEPGWILLDLTAGPDPTPPTVEPHPDFACLTETEGVANEHQLTRGGRS; the protein is encoded by the coding sequence ATGAGCTGGCCACGCCCGGCACGCCTGGTCGCTTGGACGCTCTTGCTGGCGGCCGCCGTTGGCCAGGTTCGGGTCTGGTCCTCCGATCGGGGCTTCTGGCTCGACGAGTTGTCGGTCGCCATCAACCTGCGCGAGCGGGCGTGGTCGGAGCTACCCGGCGGGCTGGAGTACTACCAGGTTGCCCCGGTGGGTTGGTTGGCGGTCACCAAGGCGTTGCGAGAGTGGGTGGGCGAGGCAGAGGTCGTGCTACGACTGCCGTCGCTGGTGGCAGGGGTAGCGCTGCTCGTCCTTACCATGGTGATCGCACGGCGGGCGGTAGGTGAGTGGGCGTCGGCCGTGGCGGTGGGTTTGGTGGGTTTCTCACCTACGCTGCTGTACTACTCAGGTGAGCTCAAGCAGTATGCCGTGGAGACGGCGGTCGCGCTCGGTCTCCTACTCCTCGGCGACGAGTTGCTTCGGCGGGACCCGCAGCGCCGGCAGGGCGCGGAGCAGGAGAACGGCTGGCGGTGGCCGGTCTTGGCCGCCGGTGCTGGGCTGGTTGCGGTGGCGGTGACATTGAGCTACAGCGCACTGATTGTGCTGGCCGGGGTCACCGCAGGGCTGGCTGCGATCTTTGCGGCGCGGCGGCAGTGGCCGGCCATGGCAGTGCTGTTCCTGGCCGCGGCGCCGGCCGCGGCGCTCGGCGTTGGGCTGGCGTGGTACCGACGGCTATACCCGCTGGCCCCCAATCAGGACACCTGGTTTGCGCACGGCATGCCAGTGCCGGGAGCCGGCGTGGGCGACGTCGTAGCCTGGCTGCCGCAGACCTGGACCGGTTTCGTCGCGTCGCCGCTGGGCTGGCGAAGTGGCTGGTGGACTCTCGGGCTGGTGGCGATCGGGCTGGTCGCGCTGCTGCGACGGGGTCGGGGACACTGGGCGGCGATGGCGGCCGGAGTGCTGGCGATGGCGATGGTGGCGGCGGTGCTGCGTGGCTACCCCCTCGCCGACCGGGTCGCCCTCTACCTGGTGACACCGGTGATCTTGCTGGTCGTGGCCGGCGTCGACGGCGTCGCTCGAGGGGTCCGCTGGGTCGCCAGGCAGATCCAGCTGGTGCCCGCCACCGCCGCCGGCACCGCGGCGGCGGTGGTGGCGGCCGTTGCTGTGGTGATGCCCGGGCCGCCGGTCGGCGACGGGGTACAGCAGATGCTGGCGCCACCCGACCGGGACCGCGGCCGCGAGGTGCTAGCCGACCTCGCCGGCCGGGTGCGCCCGGGCGATGTGGTGATCGCCAACTGGTTCGCCGAACAGCTGGGGCGCTGGTACGGGCTGGAGGTCGCGGGTCTGGTGCGGATGGCGCCGGCCGAGGATCCGCAGTTGTGCCGCCCTGACTCGGTTGACGCCCTGCTGGCGGGCGCATCTCGGGCCTGGTATCTGCACGGCGCCCCGCCCGGCTCCGAGCCGGCCGACCACACGGTACGAGTGGCGGCGCAGCTCGCCCAGCGCGGGCGAATCGTGGACGCGTGGACCCTGGGCGAGGACGGGTTGAGCAACGAACCCGGCTGGATCCTGCTGGATCTCACCGCCGGACCGGACCCCACCCCACCAACGGTCGAGCCGCACCCCGACTTCGCCTGCCTCACCGAGACCGAGGGGGTCGCGAATGAGCACCAGCTGACCCGCGGCGGCCGAAGCTAG
- the dhaL gene encoding dihydroxyacetone kinase subunit DhaL: MSSDITVSDLTGWLTEFGRLIKAHKEELTALDAAIGDADHGTNMDRGMTAVAEALAADPPQTPAGLGKQVGMTLVSKVGGASGPLFGTFFLRLGAALGEATEVTPDQFAAGLSAGLAGVVARGKAEPGDKTMVDALTPAVAALESAVGQDQPLADGLAAAAQAAADGRDATVPMLARKGRASYLGERSIGHQDPGATTVALLLAAAATAMS; encoded by the coding sequence ATGAGTAGCGACATCACCGTGAGTGACCTGACCGGCTGGCTGACCGAGTTCGGCCGGTTGATCAAGGCGCATAAGGAGGAGCTGACCGCGCTCGACGCCGCTATCGGCGACGCCGACCACGGCACGAACATGGACCGCGGCATGACCGCGGTGGCGGAGGCGCTCGCCGCCGACCCGCCGCAGACCCCGGCGGGGCTGGGTAAGCAGGTGGGGATGACGCTGGTCAGCAAGGTCGGCGGCGCCTCCGGCCCGCTCTTCGGCACCTTCTTCCTGCGGCTCGGGGCGGCGCTGGGCGAGGCGACCGAGGTGACGCCGGACCAGTTCGCCGCGGGCCTCTCCGCCGGGTTGGCAGGGGTGGTGGCCCGGGGCAAGGCCGAACCCGGCGACAAGACCATGGTCGACGCGCTCACGCCCGCGGTGGCGGCGCTGGAGTCGGCGGTGGGGCAGGACCAGCCGCTCGCTGACGGGTTGGCGGCAGCGGCGCAGGCCGCCGCCGACGGCCGGGACGCGACCGTGCCGATGTTGGCGCGCAAGGGTCGGGCGAGCTACCTGGGTGAACGGAGCATCGGACACCAGGATCCGGGGGCCACCACCGTGGCCCTGCTGCTGGCCGCCGCGGCGACGGCCATGAGCTGA
- a CDS encoding SAM-dependent methyltransferase gives MRPTPDEAADTVNRLVLERLQGHLPPDGGRLLDLGCGVGATMVRLAQATQAQVTGVTISRVQAEVGEKRLATAGVADRCEIICLDFAELPTEPRYHAMVGIESIVHSPSVADLVMTLASRLHPGGRLILCDDWATDKDRGVAARERCLAQFRAGWRIGSLHTVAEFAGLAERAGLRLREDLDLTSYLRLGRPRDRLVNVALGAVRALPRVRDRVVDIPFWANMIGGSALQQGLSRRWLEYRLLLLERV, from the coding sequence ATGCGGCCAACCCCCGACGAAGCTGCGGACACCGTCAATCGCCTGGTGCTAGAACGCTTGCAGGGTCACCTGCCGCCGGACGGAGGGCGGTTGCTCGACCTCGGCTGCGGCGTGGGCGCGACCATGGTCCGCTTGGCGCAGGCGACGCAGGCGCAGGTGACGGGGGTGACGATCAGCCGCGTTCAGGCCGAGGTCGGCGAGAAGCGGTTGGCGACTGCTGGGGTGGCTGATCGCTGCGAGATCATCTGCCTGGACTTTGCCGAGCTGCCCACCGAGCCTCGCTACCACGCCATGGTGGGCATTGAATCAATCGTGCACTCACCGTCGGTGGCCGATCTAGTTATGACCCTGGCCTCGCGTCTTCACCCGGGCGGCCGCCTTATCCTGTGCGACGACTGGGCGACCGACAAGGACCGTGGCGTGGCGGCTCGGGAACGTTGCTTGGCACAGTTCCGGGCCGGTTGGCGCATCGGTAGCCTGCACACGGTGGCGGAGTTCGCCGGTCTGGCCGAGCGCGCCGGCCTACGCCTGCGTGAGGACTTGGACCTCACCTCGTACCTGCGCCTGGGGCGGCCACGCGACCGCCTAGTCAATGTGGCACTGGGCGCCGTTCGGGCCCTGCCGAGGGTTCGCGATCGCGTGGTCGACATTCCATTTTGGGCCAACATGATCGGCGGCTCGGCGTTGCAGCAGGGGTTGTCGCGGCGTTGGCTGGAGTACCGTCTGCTGCTTCTTGAGCGGGTATAA
- a CDS encoding bifunctional aldolase/short-chain dehydrogenase: protein MSVVDELLSRSNRLGADPRNTNYAGGNTSAKGVEQDPVTGSAVDLLWVKGSGGDLGTLTEAGLSALRLDRLRALTEVYPGPEREDEMVAMFDHCRHGPGGAAPSIDTAMHGLVDAAHVDHLHPDAGIAFATAADGPHLTEQCFGDRVVWVPWRRPGFQLGLDIAAVRREHPAAIGVILGGHGITAWGATSEECEANSLEIIQTAQAYLDQHGRPEPFGPAAPQWRPLPVADRRARAAALAPVLRGLVATDARQVGCFTDRAEVLEFLAGSEHPRLAALGTSCPDHFLRTKVRPLVLDTPADAPLTTQLARLRELHAAYRADYTAYYQRYARPGDPAMRGADPAIVLIPGVGMFSYGGDAQTARVAGEYFVNAINAMRGAESVSRYQPIDESEKYRIEYWALEEAKLRRRPAPKPLASRVALVTGAGSGIGAAIARRLAAEGACVVVADRDANAAAAVAKELGSTDVAVPVTVDVTDAAAVDAAVDATALAFGGLDLVVNNAGMALSAPLTETTEADWDRLHSVLAKGSFLVSRAAARLLVEQGIGGDIVYIVSKNAVVAGTNNVAYGAAKADQAHQVRLLATELGAHQIRVNGVNPDGVVRGSGIFTGEWAQQRADSYGVPVERLGEFYAGRTLLKREVLPEHVANAVFVLVGPELTHTTGLLIPVDAGVAAAFGR, encoded by the coding sequence ATGAGCGTCGTCGACGAGCTGCTCAGCCGGAGCAACCGGCTCGGGGCCGACCCGCGCAACACCAACTATGCGGGCGGCAACACCTCCGCCAAGGGCGTCGAGCAGGACCCGGTCACCGGGTCCGCGGTCGACCTGTTGTGGGTCAAGGGCTCCGGCGGTGACCTCGGCACGCTCACCGAAGCCGGGCTGTCGGCGCTGCGGCTGGACCGGTTGCGGGCACTGACCGAGGTCTACCCGGGGCCGGAGCGGGAAGACGAGATGGTCGCGATGTTCGACCACTGCCGGCACGGGCCCGGCGGCGCCGCCCCGTCGATCGACACCGCCATGCACGGCCTGGTCGACGCCGCCCACGTGGACCACCTGCACCCGGACGCCGGGATCGCGTTCGCCACCGCCGCCGACGGCCCCCACCTGACCGAGCAGTGCTTCGGTGACCGGGTGGTGTGGGTGCCGTGGCGGCGGCCCGGTTTCCAGCTGGGGCTCGACATCGCCGCGGTCCGGCGGGAGCACCCGGCCGCGATCGGGGTGATCCTCGGCGGGCACGGCATCACCGCCTGGGGCGCCACCTCCGAGGAGTGCGAGGCCAACTCGCTGGAGATCATCCAGACCGCCCAGGCGTACCTGGACCAACACGGCCGCCCTGAGCCGTTCGGGCCGGCCGCGCCCCAGTGGCGACCGTTGCCAGTGGCCGACCGCCGGGCCCGGGCGGCGGCGCTGGCGCCGGTGCTGCGCGGGCTGGTCGCCACCGACGCGCGCCAGGTCGGCTGCTTCACCGACCGCGCCGAAGTGCTGGAATTCCTCGCCGGCAGCGAGCATCCACGGCTCGCCGCGCTCGGCACCTCCTGCCCCGACCACTTCCTGCGGACCAAGGTGCGCCCACTGGTGCTGGACACCCCGGCCGACGCGCCGCTGACGACCCAGCTGGCGCGGTTGCGGGAGCTGCACGCGGCGTACCGCGCCGACTACACCGCCTACTACCAGCGGTACGCGCGGCCGGGCGACCCGGCGATGCGCGGCGCCGACCCGGCGATCGTGCTCATCCCCGGGGTGGGGATGTTCTCCTACGGCGGCGACGCCCAGACCGCCCGGGTCGCCGGCGAGTATTTTGTCAACGCCATCAACGCGATGCGCGGCGCCGAGTCGGTCTCCCGGTACCAGCCGATCGACGAGTCCGAGAAGTACCGGATCGAGTATTGGGCGCTGGAGGAGGCGAAGCTGCGCCGCCGGCCGGCGCCGAAGCCGCTGGCCTCAAGGGTCGCGCTGGTCACCGGCGCCGGCTCCGGGATCGGGGCGGCGATCGCCCGCCGGCTCGCCGCCGAAGGCGCCTGTGTGGTGGTCGCCGACCGGGACGCCAACGCCGCCGCCGCGGTCGCCAAGGAGTTGGGCAGCACCGATGTGGCGGTCCCGGTCACCGTCGATGTCACCGACGCTGCCGCGGTCGACGCCGCGGTCGACGCCACCGCGCTGGCCTTCGGCGGCCTCGATCTGGTCGTCAACAACGCCGGGATGGCGCTCTCGGCGCCGTTGACCGAGACCACCGAGGCGGACTGGGACCGGCTGCACAGCGTCCTCGCGAAGGGGTCGTTCCTGGTCTCCCGGGCCGCCGCCCGGCTGCTGGTCGAGCAGGGGATCGGCGGCGACATCGTCTACATCGTCAGCAAGAACGCGGTGGTCGCCGGCACCAACAACGTCGCGTACGGGGCGGCCAAGGCCGACCAGGCGCACCAGGTCCGGTTACTCGCCACCGAGCTCGGCGCACACCAGATCCGGGTCAACGGGGTGAACCCCGACGGCGTGGTCCGTGGTTCGGGGATCTTCACCGGCGAGTGGGCGCAGCAGCGCGCCGACTCGTACGGGGTGCCGGTGGAGCGGCTGGGCGAGTTCTACGCCGGGCGTACCCTGCTGAAGCGGGAGGTGCTGCCGGAGCATGTGGCGAACGCGGTCTTCGTCCTGGTGGGGCCGGAGCTGACCCACACCACCGGGCTGCTGATCCCGGTCGACGCTGGCGTGGCCGCCGCATTCGGCCGATGA
- the ptsP gene encoding phosphoenolpyruvate--protein phosphotransferase, which yields MVGIVVVAHSYPLAQAAVGLAREMAPGDEVAIAVAAGLDETTLGTDATQIQAAIESVAGPAGVLVLMDLGSAVLSAELALELLDPEVREQVLLCPAPLVEGLVVAVVAAAGGAALAEVAAEATGALAGKQEHLAGPAPAAGEQRAEEPAVVETFTVTNPHGLHARPAARLVAELRDVAAQVTLRNLTTGAGPVPANSLSRVSTLGALPDHEVEVAASGPEAPTAVERVLALAARGFDDPAPPAPPAGATEPVAEPAAAGPSAAEPAAAEPLTAGSGGPLPASPGIGIGPIWTPEPPPLTLPDRPAGDPASEADRLREAVGQVRRETQEVRDRTARELGEQDAAIFDAHVALLDDAELLDQVREQIEAGAPVERAWAEVLGGLAEQFAALPDPYQRARAADVQAVTEQVLRALLGVASGFVSHDGVLVAADLTPGEVSQLDADLVAGIVLAHGSPTAHSAILARSRRIPMLVAVGAGVLDLPVRTVVALDGQRGELVVDPDPATRERFAGRAREWAEREATARAAAGAPANTRDGVTIEVAANLGTVTDAAEAAAAGADAAGLVRTEFLFVNRAEPPSVSEQERAYRELAEGLGHRPLTLRTLDVGGDKPVPFLPTGQEANPFLGLRGIRLSLARPEILRDQLVAACRVAHDSPVRLMFPMVATRDEVTAALALLDEAITVVGAGRPAGLEVGIMVEVPAAALRVAAFAPLVDFVSIGTNDLTQYTLAAERGNPSVAALADPLDPAVLRLIDEVCRAAPSSVRVAVCGELAADEVAVPVLVGLGVRELSVVPAAVPMVKQAVRQVDLAAAVPLAARAVTLPSAAEVRTLLAGD from the coding sequence ATGGTCGGCATCGTGGTGGTCGCCCACAGCTATCCGCTGGCGCAGGCGGCGGTGGGGTTGGCCCGGGAGATGGCACCGGGCGACGAGGTGGCGATCGCGGTCGCGGCCGGATTGGACGAGACTACGCTCGGCACCGACGCCACGCAGATCCAGGCTGCGATCGAATCGGTTGCCGGGCCAGCCGGGGTGCTGGTGCTGATGGACCTGGGCAGCGCGGTGCTCAGCGCCGAGCTGGCCCTGGAGCTGCTCGACCCAGAGGTACGCGAGCAGGTGCTGCTCTGCCCGGCGCCGCTGGTCGAGGGGCTGGTGGTGGCGGTGGTGGCGGCCGCGGGCGGGGCGGCGCTGGCGGAGGTGGCCGCGGAGGCGACCGGGGCGCTGGCTGGCAAGCAGGAGCATCTGGCCGGGCCGGCGCCGGCAGCTGGGGAGCAGAGGGCTGAGGAGCCGGCGGTGGTCGAGACGTTCACCGTGACCAACCCGCATGGTCTGCATGCCCGGCCGGCGGCTCGGCTGGTGGCGGAGCTGCGGGACGTGGCGGCGCAGGTGACCCTGCGCAACCTCACCACCGGCGCCGGGCCGGTGCCGGCGAACAGCCTGAGCCGGGTCTCGACGCTGGGGGCGCTGCCCGACCATGAGGTGGAGGTGGCGGCGAGCGGTCCGGAGGCGCCCACGGCGGTCGAGCGGGTGTTGGCCCTGGCCGCTCGAGGCTTCGACGATCCGGCCCCGCCGGCGCCACCAGCGGGGGCGACCGAACCCGTTGCCGAGCCTGCTGCGGCCGGGCCGTCGGCGGCCGAGCCAGCTGCCGCCGAACCGCTGACGGCGGGCAGCGGTGGGCCGCTGCCCGCCTCGCCAGGGATCGGCATCGGTCCGATCTGGACGCCCGAGCCGCCGCCGCTGACGCTGCCCGACCGGCCGGCCGGCGACCCGGCATCCGAGGCCGACCGGCTGCGGGAAGCGGTCGGGCAGGTCCGCCGGGAAACCCAGGAGGTACGCGACCGTACCGCCCGCGAGCTGGGGGAGCAGGACGCGGCGATCTTCGATGCGCACGTGGCCCTGCTCGACGACGCGGAGCTGCTCGACCAGGTCCGCGAGCAGATCGAGGCCGGGGCGCCCGTCGAACGGGCGTGGGCCGAGGTGCTCGGCGGGTTGGCGGAGCAGTTCGCCGCCCTGCCCGACCCGTACCAGCGGGCCCGCGCCGCCGACGTGCAGGCGGTCACCGAGCAGGTGCTGCGCGCCCTGCTCGGGGTGGCGAGCGGGTTCGTGTCGCACGACGGGGTGTTGGTCGCCGCCGACCTCACCCCGGGCGAGGTGAGCCAGCTCGACGCCGATCTGGTCGCCGGGATTGTGCTCGCCCACGGCAGCCCGACCGCCCACAGCGCCATCCTCGCCCGCAGCCGGAGGATTCCGATGCTGGTCGCGGTCGGCGCGGGCGTGCTCGACCTGCCGGTCCGGACGGTGGTAGCGCTGGACGGGCAGCGCGGGGAGCTGGTGGTCGACCCGGACCCGGCCACCCGGGAACGGTTCGCCGGCCGGGCACGGGAGTGGGCGGAGCGGGAGGCCACGGCTCGGGCCGCCGCCGGGGCCCCGGCCAACACCCGCGACGGTGTGACCATTGAGGTCGCCGCCAACCTCGGTACGGTGACTGACGCGGCCGAGGCCGCTGCGGCGGGTGCCGACGCTGCTGGGCTGGTGCGCACCGAGTTCCTCTTCGTCAACCGGGCCGAGCCGCCGAGCGTGTCCGAACAGGAGCGGGCATACCGGGAGCTCGCCGAAGGCTTGGGCCACCGTCCACTGACCCTGCGCACCCTGGACGTGGGCGGGGACAAACCGGTGCCCTTCCTGCCCACCGGGCAAGAGGCCAACCCGTTCCTCGGGCTACGGGGTATCCGGCTCTCGCTGGCCCGGCCGGAGATTCTGCGCGACCAGCTGGTCGCGGCCTGTCGGGTGGCGCACGACTCGCCGGTGCGGCTGATGTTCCCGATGGTCGCCACCCGGGATGAGGTGACCGCCGCACTGGCGCTCCTCGACGAGGCGATCACCGTAGTCGGTGCCGGTCGGCCGGCCGGGCTCGAGGTCGGGATCATGGTGGAGGTGCCGGCCGCGGCGCTGCGGGTGGCGGCCTTCGCGCCGCTGGTCGACTTCGTCAGCATCGGTACCAATGACCTGACCCAGTACACGCTCGCGGCCGAACGGGGCAACCCTTCGGTGGCCGCGCTCGCCGATCCGTTGGACCCGGCGGTGTTGCGGCTCATCGACGAGGTGTGCCGAGCGGCCCCGTCGTCGGTCCGGGTGGCGGTCTGCGGCGAACTCGCCGCCGACGAGGTCGCGGTGCCGGTGCTGGTCGGGCTGGGGGTGCGAGAGTTGAGCGTGGTCCCGGCCGCGGTGCCGATGGTGAAGCAGGCGGTACGGCAGGTCGACCTGGCCGCGGCCGTCCCGCTCGCCGCCCGGGCGGTAACCCTGCCCAGCGCTGCCGAGGTCCGGACACTGCTCGCCGGAGACTAG